A genomic window from Populus alba chromosome 19, ASM523922v2, whole genome shotgun sequence includes:
- the LOC118042914 gene encoding protein TORMOZ EMBRYO DEFECTIVE — translation MAMACHASGGLLATAGADRKVLVWDVDGGFCTHYFKGHKDVVTTLMFHPDTNKTLLFSGSADATVRVWDLLANKCFATLERHFSSLTSMAVSEDGWTLLTAGRGKVVNLWDLHDCVFKMTIPTYEVLEGLCVVKSGTELASFLGSCNLQSGKRRDRSSSIYFITVGERGIVRMWDSERAVCLYEQKSSDVTVSSDTDDSPRGFTAAVILPLDQGLLCVTVDHQFLFYSLVVHLEEKFKLMLSKRLVGYNEEILDMTFLGEEEKFLAVATNLEQVQVYDLESMSCSYVLAGHTEIVLYLDTCVSSSGRPLLVTGSKDNSLSFLPLWLVIVPSRCGVQMVSQMMLTSL, via the exons ATGGCCATGGCTTGCCATGCTTCTGGAGGATTGCTTGCAACTGCAGGAGCTGATAGGAAAGTACTTGTTTGGGATGTTGATGGTGGCTTCTGTACTCATTACTTTAAAGGGCATAAAGATGTCGTAACTACTCTCATGTTCCATCCTGATACCAATAAAACTCTG CTTTTCTCTGGAAGTGCTGATGCAACTGTAAGAGTTTGGGATCTTTTAGCAAACAAGTGTTTCGCAACATTGGAAAGACATTTCTCATCCCTGACCTCTATGGCAGTGTCTGAAGATGGATGGACATTGCTTACTGCTGGAAGAGGTAAG GTTGTAAACTTGTGGGATCTTCATGACTGTGTCTTCAAGATGACAATACCAACTTACGAAGTGCTGGAAGGTTTGTGTGTAGTTAAATCTGGGACCGAGTTAGCTTCATTTCTGGGTTCATGCAATCTGCAAAGTGGGAAGAGGAGAGACAGAtcatcatcaatttattttatcacaGTTGGTGAACGTGGAATTGTGCGAATGTGGGATTCTGAACG TGCAGTTTGCTTGTATGAGCAAAAGTCCTCGGATGTTACTGTCTCCTCTGACACAGATGATTCACCGAGAGGCTTCACTGCTGCTGTTATCCTTCCCTTAGATCAAGGGTTACTTTGTGTGACTGTTGATCATCAGTTTCTGTTCTACTCACTAGTTGTACACCTTGAAGAGAAATTCAAGTTAATGCTGAGCAAGAGGCTTGTTGGGTATAACGAAGAGATTCTTGACATGACGTTTCTGGGTGAGGAGGAAAAGTTTCTTGCTGTTGCTACAAATCTTGAACAG GTTCAAGTGTATGACTTGGAATCTATGTCATGCTCCTATGTATTGGCAGGCCATACTGAAATTGTTTTGTACCTTGACACCTGTGTATCAAGCTCAGGAAGGCCACTTCTTGTAACTGGAAGCAAGGATAACAGTTTAAGTTTCTTACCCCTTTGGTTAGTGATCGTACCATCAAGGTGTGGAGTACAGATGGTATCTCAGATGATGCTGACCAGCCtataa